A region from the Aricia agestis chromosome 12, ilAriAges1.1, whole genome shotgun sequence genome encodes:
- the LOC121732794 gene encoding serine/arginine-rich splicing factor 2-like, with the protein MSYGRPPPRIDGMVSLKVDNLTYRTTPEELRRVFERCGEVGDIYIPRDRYTRESRGFAFVRFFDRRDAEEALDSIDGRMLDGRELRVQMARYGRPSSPYRSRYDRRRSYSRSRSRSRRRSRSRSRRRSYSRSKSRSRSRSRSRSDSKSSRGRSRSRSHSRSRSRH; encoded by the exons ATGAGTTACGGTCGGCCACCGCCGCGCATCGATGGCATGGTGTCATTGAAAGTTGATAATCTCACGTATAGAACAACTCCAGAAGAATTGCGCCGTGTTTTCGAAAGATGTGGCGAGGTTGGAGATATTTATATTCCCAGAGATCGGTACACCCGGGAAAGTAGGGGATTTGCCTTCGTCAG GTTTTTCGATAGACGTGATGCTGAAGAAGCTCTGGACTCCATAGATGGGCGCATGCTGGACGGCAGGGAGTTGCGCGTGCAGATGGCGCGCTACGGTCGACCTTCGTCACCGTACAGAAGCCGTTATGACAGACGCAGGAG CTATTCCCGTTCACGGTCTCGTTCACGTCGTCGATCCAGGTCGCGCTCGCGCAGGCGGTCGTACAGCCGCAGCAAGTCCCGCTCCCGCTCTCGGTCCAGGTCTCGCTCCGACTCCAAGAGCTCCCGCGGACGCTCTCGCAGCCGCAGCCACTCTCGTTCCCGCTCCAGACACTAA